Part of the Chloroflexota bacterium genome is shown below.
AGCGCTCATCCGAGGGGAACTCCCGAAGCACCCCGCCGTGGTTCGAGACGTAGAAGCGGTATTCCCAGAAATAGGGGACAAAGACTGCCACCTCATCCCCCCGGTTGAGGATGACCTTCAAGACCACATTGAGCCCCCCCGCCGCCCCCACCGTCATGACTATATGTTCGTAGGTAAAGGGCAGGCCGGTCTCTCCGGAGAGCTGGCGGGCAACAGCGGCCCGGGTATCGGGATAGCCGGGGTTAGGCATATAGCGGTGCATGCCGGGGAGGGGAGAGCCTGCTAATCTCTTCAGCTCCCGGCGGAAGGCCTCCGGCGGCTCCAGGACCGGGTTGCCCAGGGAGAGGTCAAAGACCGCCTCCTCCCCCAGCTCCCGCTTGAGCGCCAGGCCTTCCTCAAAGACCCGCCTTATCCAGGAACCCTCTTTTAGCTCCCGCTGGATCCGGCGCGATATGAGCATACCCCTCACCCCCTGGCCCCCTCTCGGGGGAGTGGATGCGATTGACACATCTCTCCTGAGAGGGGGATGATCGTTGATATCTCCAATTCTGTGCCCCTGTAGTATACCCTCTCGACCAGAAGCCGCAAGGGCGAGGGTCTATTGGGGATGCCGGTCTGTCATGGCGACGGAGTCTGCGGTGTTGTCGCTCCACCGGGGAGAGGCGCCCAGCATGGGTAGCGGCCAGTGTCAGGCAAGACACCCAGGCCGGTGGCGTCTGCATACATGACCCAAATCCCCCCCGGCTCGCGAGAGGTAGAAAGACTAAAGCCCCTGGAGGTATTCCTGGATATACCATGCGCGGTGTGCGGCAAGCCGATGGCCAATACCTGGAAAAGAGAGCAGGAGGAGAGGATTTTCAAGGCCTGCGGCATAGCCCACCCGGAGTGCTGGGAGACCCCCTTCGGCAGGGTGATGCATAAGGAGACCTACCTCAGGTTGCTGAATAGCCATGAGGCACTATCCAGTTACGGAAAGAATCAGCAGAACAACACGGCGCTTTGTTACAGGAAATTAGAGGCTTGAGGCAGGACGTGAAAGAGAGGGAAGCAGGCTTTGATGGATGCTACGACGCAATTAGCAGTAGGAGGATTAGCTGCTACCGCTCTTCTTCTCGCTATTATCGCCGTCTTGAGATTTCAATCAAGGCGAGAACAAAAGCACACGCCACAAGGAGAAAAGTCAGCCACTCCAAAGACAGAAGACCAGCAAGGATTGCACCAATGACGAAAGCTGCAATTCCTGATATTACTGGCTTCTCTACAACCAACTTTATTAGACTGCCAAAAAGGGACATCCCGATGCCAGAATATACACGAGTTCAGGGCATAGGGTCAACCATTATTGAACTGAACCCAGATATCTCAGGGCTTGCGTCCCGCAGGACTTGGTGGTAAATTAGATGGCTAGTGTGGTAAGCCAGGAAACACCTCTTGTAGGAACGGTCCGCCGTATCCTGGCCTCTTTCCCCCGGGAAAGAAGCCTCCTCATCACTATTATGGAGAGGGCCCAGGAGGAGTTGGGCTATCTTCCCCCGGAGGCCATGGAGGATATAGCCCGGCATCTGCGGATGTCCAACAGCGAGGTTTTCGGGGTGGCCACCTTCTACAACTTCTTCCGCTTTATCCCCTCGGCCAAACACGAGATAAAGATATGTCTGGGAACCGCCTGCCATGTAAGGAAGGGGGACCAGGTCTATGATGCTGTAGCCCGGGAACTGGGGGTGGAGGCAGGGCAGGTGACACCCGATATGAAATTCGGCCTGGAGAGGGTGGCATGCTTTGGCTCCTGTGCCCTGGCCCCGGTGATGGTGGTGGACAAGACAGTCTTCGGCCGGGTGACACCATCAAAGGCCCGGGATATCATCAAGCTGGTGGACAAGTGAGCATCGCTGAAGTCTTTCTCCCCCTTCAGCAGCGGGCCCGGGCCAGCTGGCGGGCACTGACAGAGAGCCCCATCCCCCGAATCCTGGCGGGTGAGGCCACCTGTGGCCGGGCGGCGGGGGGCACCAGCGTCATCGAGACCATCCGGGAAGAGCTGAAACGCCTGGGGATTGAGGCCCGAATCATAGGGGTGGGGTGCATCGGCCTGTGCTACGCCGAGCCCATGGTGGACATTATCAAGGCTGGCCGCCCCCGCATCTCCTATGGCTTCATGGACCCGCAGAAAGTGCGGGGGCTGCTTGAGGACTATCTGGTGCGGGACAACCCCCGTCCTGACCTGGCACTGGGCAGCTTTGATGGCGGGGTGGAAGGCATCCCTCGCTTCTGGGACCTGCCGATGCTCAAGCCCCAGGTGAGGATTGTCCTCAAGAACTGCGGCCATATTGACCCTACAGACATTGACCACTACCTGGCCAACGATGGCTACCAGGGCCTTGTCCGGGCCCTCCAGATGAAGCCGGAGGAGGTAGTTGCCGAGGTAAAGAAGTCCGGGCTGAGGGGGCGGGGCGGGGCGGGCTTCCCCACCTTCCAGAAGTGGGAGTTCTGCCGGGCCAACCCGCCGCCACGCTACCTGGTGTGCAATTTTGACGAAGGCGACCCAGGGGCCTTTATGAACCGCTCCCTGGTAGAAGGGGACCCACATGCGTTGCTGGAGGGCTTGCTCATCGCTGGCTATACCATCGGCTGTGCCCGGGGCTTCATCTACGCCAGGGCGGAATATCCCCTGGCCCTGGAGAGGCTGAGGTTGGCCCTCAAGCAGGCCAGGGAATACGGCCTGCTCGGGGAGAACATCCTGGGCTCGGGCTTCAGTTTCGACATAGAGATAAGAGAGGGAGCAGGGGCCTTTGTCTGCGGGGAGGAGACCGCCCTCATGGCCTCCATTGAGGGAAGGAGAGGAATGCCCCAGCCCCGTCCCCCCTTCCCCGCAGTGAAGGGCCTCTGGGGCCGGCCCACCAACATCAACAATGTGGAAACCTACGGCACCCTCCCCCACATCCTGAGAAACGGGGGGGAGTGGTATGCCCAGTTCGGCTCGGAAAAGAGCAAGGGGACCAAGACCTTCTGCCTGGTGGGAAAAGTGGTGCGCACCGGCCTCATTGAGGTGCCTCTGGGCACCAAACTGAGAGAGGTAGTCTACTCTGTGGGCGGGGGGCTGGTGGAGGGGAAGGAATTCAAGGCAACACAGACAGGGGGTCCTTCAGGCGGCTGCCTGCCGGCAAGCACCCTGGACCTGCCCATTGATTACGAGTCTCTCGCCGCCGCCGGCTCCATCATGGGCTCCGGCGGCTTGATAGTCATGGATGATGATACCTGCCCGGTGGACATGACCCGCTATTTCCTCGCCTTCACCCAGCGGGAGTCCTGCGGCAAGTGCGTTCCCTGCCGGGTGGGGACCCGCCAGATGCTGGGGATGCTTGAGGCCGTCACACGGGGGGAATCGGTGGACCTGGACTACCTGGAAAAGCTGGCCAGGAATGTCCAATTCACCTCCCTTTGCGGCCTGGGACAAACAGCCCCTAATCCCGTCCTCACTACCCTGCGCTATTTTCGAAATGAATATGAGGCCCATATTCGCGAGAAGCGTTGCCCCGCCCTGGTGTGCAAGGCCCTTATCAACTACTATATTCTGCCTGAGAAATGCCGAGCCTGTCTTATCTGCATGAGAGACTGTCCTGTGCAGGCCATCACCGGCGGCAAGAATCAAATTCATGTAATAGACCAGGCCAAATGTACCAAGTGCGGCACCTGCCTGGAGGTCTGCCCCCTCCGTTTCGGGGCGGTAACGCGGCTCTCCGGTGTCCCAGTCCCCGCCCCTCCCCCGCCGGAGAAGCTGATCCTGCATAGGGCCAAGTAGAGGCAAGAGCCGTGGAAGAGGCCTGCTGCTGTCTCAACTGTGACCCAGAAAGAAGGTAGCTATGGCCGATACTATTGCGCTCAACATTGACGGCAAGGAGGTGGAGGGCCGCCCGGGGATGACGGTCCTCCAGGTGGCACAAAAGGCGGGCGTCTATATCCCCACCCTCTGCTACCATCCCCTCCTGGAGCCCTACGGTGGCTGCCGGATGTGTATTGTGGAGATAGAGAAGATGCGGGGCCTCCCCCCCGCCTGCACCACCCCCGCCCAAAATGGCATGGTGGTCAAGACCAATACCCCCCAGCTCCAGGAACTGAGGAGGGCGGTACTGGAGCTCATCCTCTCCGAGCACCCTCACGGCTGCCTCACCTGCGAGCGGCGGGAACGCTGTCAGCCGGGGGATGTCTGCCTGAGAAATGTCGCCGTTACGGAGCGCTGTGTCCTTTGTCCCAAGAACCGCCACTGTGAGCTTCAGGTGGTCTCCGACTACATCGGCATGGTCGGCCAGGAGATAAAGCTGGCCTATAGCTACCGGGGCCTGCCCCTGGAGACCATGGACCCCTTCCTCAGCCGGGACTACAACCTGTGTATCCTCTGTGGCCGCTGTGTGCGGGTCTGCCAGGAGGTCAAGGTCAACGGCTGTCTCGCCTTCACCTACAGGGGGAGCCAGGCCCTGGTGGGCACTGCCTTTGGCCGCCCCCATACCGAATCGGGTTGCGAGTTCTGCGGGGCCTGTGTGGACATCTGCCCCGTGGGCACCCACATGGAAAAGGAGGCCCTCTGGGCAGGCTTCGGGGATAAGTCGGTCACCACCACCTGCCTCTACTGCGGCACCGGCTGCCAGCTAAAGCTGGAGGTGAAGGGGCAGAATATCCTCCGGGTCCGCCCCGACCCCGATGCCTGGAACCAGGGCCAGGCCTGCGTCAAGGGCCGCTTTGGCATCAGGGAATTCGTCCACCACCCGGAGCGCCTCACCACCCCCCTGATAAAGAAGGACGGCCGCTTTGAGCCCGCCTCCTGGGAGGAGGCCCTGGACCTGGTGGCAAGAAAGTTTTCCAGCTACAAGCCCGATGAGATGGCGGTCTTCTGCGCCGGCAAGTGCGCCAATGAGGACAACTATGTGATGCAGAAGTTCGCCCGGGCGGTGCTCAAGACCAACAATGTTGACCACTGCGCCCGCCTTTGCCATGCCCCCACCATCCCGGGCCTGGTCCAGACCTTTGGCAGCGGGGCCATGACCAACCCCATCAATGACCTGTCCAACTCGGAGCTCATCTTCGTCATCGGGGCCAACACCACCTTTGCCCACCCCGTCATCGGGATGAAGGTAAAGCAGGCCACCCGGAAGGGGAAGAAGCTCATCGTGGCCAACCCCAGGGAGATTGAGCTGGTCAGGTTTGCCGATATCTGGCTCCGCCTTAACCCCAGCAGCGATGTGGCCCTCCTCATGGGCATGGCCCGGGCCATCGTGGAGGCGGGGCTGGAGGACAGGGAGTTCATCGCCCAGCGCTGTGAGAACTATGAGGCCTTCCGGGAGAGCCTGAACCGGTTTGACCCCGCCTTCGTGGAGAAGACCACAGGTATTCCCTGGGAGACCATCGCCCAGGCGGCCCGGCTCTATGCCCAGACCAAGCCGGCGGCCATCCTCTACGCCATGGGCATCACCCAATCCACCCACGGCACCGATAATGTCATCGCCGTTGCCAATCTGGCCATGCTCACCGGCAATGTGGGCCGTCCGGGGGCCGGGGTGGACCCCCTGCGGGGCCACAACAATGTCCAGGGGGCCTGCGACATGGGCGGCCTCCCCGAATATTTCCCAGGCTACCAGAGGGTGGATAACCCTGAGCTGAGGAAGAAGTTTGAGGAGGCCTGGGGGACAGACCTGCCCTCCGCCCCCGGCCTGACTCTTTCGGAAATCGTCCACGCCGCCTATACCCGAAAGCTGAAAGCGCTCTATATTATGGGGGAGAACATCGCCCTCTCCGAGCCCTGCGTCACCATGTGCCAGGGGGCCATGGAAGAGCTGGAGTTCCTGGTGGTCCAGGACCTGTTCCTTTCGGACACGGCCAAGCTGGCCCAGGTTGTGCTCCCCGCCTGTTCCTTCGCCGAGAAGGACGGCACCTATACCAGCACCGAGAGGAGGGTCCAGCGGGTTAGGAAGGCCATAGACCCCATAGGGGACTCCCACCCCGACTGGTGGATAATCTGCCAGATAGCCAGGAGGCTGGGGGGAAAGGGCTTTGACTACGAGCACCCCTCCCAGATTATGGCTGAGACCGCTCGCCTGGTGCCCCAGTATGGCGGCATTAACTATGAGCGGCTGGATTCTGGAGGGCTCCAGTGGCCCTGCCCCACCCCCGACCACCCCGGCACCCCCATCCTCCACACCCAGACCTTCACCCGGGGGAAGGGCCACTTCCTCCCCCTGGAATACCGCCCTCCTGCGGAGCTGCCCGATAAAGCCTATCCCCTCATCCTCACCACCGAGCGCAGTATCTACCAGTTCCACACCGGCACCCTCTCCCGCCGGGTAAAGGGGCTCAATGAGCTCCACGGGGAGGAATGGGTGGAGATGAACCCCAGTGATGCCCGGGCCCTGGGCATCACTACCGGGGATGTGGTAAAGGTCACCTCCCGGCGGGGGGAGGTGGAGGCCCTGGCCCTGGTCACCGAGGCCTCACCCCCCGGGACCGTGGCCATGACCTTTCACTTCCTGGAGAGCCCCACCAATGTCCTCACCAACCCCGCGGTGGATCCCGTGGCCAAAATCCCCGAGTTCAAGTTCTGCGC
Proteins encoded:
- a CDS encoding aminotransferase class I/II-fold pyridoxal phosphate-dependent enzyme produces the protein MLISRRIQRELKEGSWIRRVFEEGLALKRELGEEAVFDLSLGNPVLEPPEAFRRELKRLAGSPLPGMHRYMPNPGYPDTRAAVARQLSGETGLPFTYEHIVMTVGAAGGLNVVLKVILNRGDEVAVFVPYFWEYRFYVSNHGGVLREFPSDER
- a CDS encoding NAD(P)H-dependent oxidoreductase subunit E; this encodes MASVVSQETPLVGTVRRILASFPRERSLLITIMERAQEELGYLPPEAMEDIARHLRMSNSEVFGVATFYNFFRFIPSAKHEIKICLGTACHVRKGDQVYDAVARELGVEAGQVTPDMKFGLERVACFGSCALAPVMVVDKTVFGRVTPSKARDIIKLVDK
- a CDS encoding NADH-quinone oxidoreductase subunit NuoF gives rise to the protein MLWLLCPGPGDGGGQDSLRPGDTIKGPGYHQAGGQVSIAEVFLPLQQRARASWRALTESPIPRILAGEATCGRAAGGTSVIETIREELKRLGIEARIIGVGCIGLCYAEPMVDIIKAGRPRISYGFMDPQKVRGLLEDYLVRDNPRPDLALGSFDGGVEGIPRFWDLPMLKPQVRIVLKNCGHIDPTDIDHYLANDGYQGLVRALQMKPEEVVAEVKKSGLRGRGGAGFPTFQKWEFCRANPPPRYLVCNFDEGDPGAFMNRSLVEGDPHALLEGLLIAGYTIGCARGFIYARAEYPLALERLRLALKQAREYGLLGENILGSGFSFDIEIREGAGAFVCGEETALMASIEGRRGMPQPRPPFPAVKGLWGRPTNINNVETYGTLPHILRNGGEWYAQFGSEKSKGTKTFCLVGKVVRTGLIEVPLGTKLREVVYSVGGGLVEGKEFKATQTGGPSGGCLPASTLDLPIDYESLAAAGSIMGSGGLIVMDDDTCPVDMTRYFLAFTQRESCGKCVPCRVGTRQMLGMLEAVTRGESVDLDYLEKLARNVQFTSLCGLGQTAPNPVLTTLRYFRNEYEAHIREKRCPALVCKALINYYILPEKCRACLICMRDCPVQAITGGKNQIHVIDQAKCTKCGTCLEVCPLRFGAVTRLSGVPVPAPPPPEKLILHRAK
- the fdhF gene encoding formate dehydrogenase subunit alpha: MADTIALNIDGKEVEGRPGMTVLQVAQKAGVYIPTLCYHPLLEPYGGCRMCIVEIEKMRGLPPACTTPAQNGMVVKTNTPQLQELRRAVLELILSEHPHGCLTCERRERCQPGDVCLRNVAVTERCVLCPKNRHCELQVVSDYIGMVGQEIKLAYSYRGLPLETMDPFLSRDYNLCILCGRCVRVCQEVKVNGCLAFTYRGSQALVGTAFGRPHTESGCEFCGACVDICPVGTHMEKEALWAGFGDKSVTTTCLYCGTGCQLKLEVKGQNILRVRPDPDAWNQGQACVKGRFGIREFVHHPERLTTPLIKKDGRFEPASWEEALDLVARKFSSYKPDEMAVFCAGKCANEDNYVMQKFARAVLKTNNVDHCARLCHAPTIPGLVQTFGSGAMTNPINDLSNSELIFVIGANTTFAHPVIGMKVKQATRKGKKLIVANPREIELVRFADIWLRLNPSSDVALLMGMARAIVEAGLEDREFIAQRCENYEAFRESLNRFDPAFVEKTTGIPWETIAQAARLYAQTKPAAILYAMGITQSTHGTDNVIAVANLAMLTGNVGRPGAGVDPLRGHNNVQGACDMGGLPEYFPGYQRVDNPELRKKFEEAWGTDLPSAPGLTLSEIVHAAYTRKLKALYIMGENIALSEPCVTMCQGAMEELEFLVVQDLFLSDTAKLAQVVLPACSFAEKDGTYTSTERRVQRVRKAIDPIGDSHPDWWIICQIARRLGGKGFDYEHPSQIMAETARLVPQYGGINYERLDSGGLQWPCPTPDHPGTPILHTQTFTRGKGHFLPLEYRPPAELPDKAYPLILTTERSIYQFHTGTLSRRVKGLNELHGEEWVEMNPSDARALGITTGDVVKVTSRRGEVEALALVTEASPPGTVAMTFHFLESPTNVLTNPAVDPVAKIPEFKFCAVRVEKADGKREVHPKGVEALNR